The following proteins come from a genomic window of Rutidosis leptorrhynchoides isolate AG116_Rl617_1_P2 chromosome 10, CSIRO_AGI_Rlap_v1, whole genome shotgun sequence:
- the LOC139871063 gene encoding F-box protein At5g07610-like, producing the protein MAVADHSFQLAADKLSSCQDLITEILSRLPVTSLLRFKFVNKEWYSLITRSPNPNPNPDPPSGVFLPVTHPESGYVFVPFDINSPVKFFFTTLRSIIDPHADFIKCKHSCNGLMLCITRNVRHSDYKAITDKHYVFNPTINQLTTVPGPGDGYHYHSDIHVYSSQTRTCKLSYKLKFDRKSAFVYSSGVYWNNAIH; encoded by the exons ATGGCTGTTGCGGATCATTCTTTTCAGTTGGCTGCGGACAAACTTTCTTCCTGCCAAGACCTTATCACTGAAATCCTATCAAGATTACCGGTAACATCTTTACTTCGGTTTAAGTTTGTAAACAAAGAGTGGTACTCTCTAATCACGCgcagcccaaaccctaaccctaaccctgaTCCTCCTTCCGGTGTGTTCCTCCCAGTAACACACCCGGAATCAGGATATGTGTTTGTTCCATTCGACATTAATAGTCCGGTTAAATTCTTTTTCACAACACTCCGCAGCATCATCGATCCACACGCTGACTTTATAAAATGTAAGCATTCTTGTAACGGTTTAATGCTTTGTATTACCCGCAATGTTAGACATTCTGATTATAAAGCGATTACGGACAAACATTACGTATTCAATCCGACCATTAATCAATTAACTACGGTTCCCGGCCCAG GGGATGGCTATCATTATCATAGTGATATACATGTGTATTCCTCACAAACTCGCACTTGCAAGCTTTCTTATAAACTTAAATTCGATAGAAAATCAGCTTTTGTGTATAGTAGCGGTGTATATTGGAACAATGCCATTCATTGA